A DNA window from Engystomops pustulosus chromosome 6, aEngPut4.maternal, whole genome shotgun sequence contains the following coding sequences:
- the LOC140066114 gene encoding protein kinase C delta type-like: MSPPSRGKGGGMKRKRESEGDVKKRAKRSSKKDQNCSKKYLPMRRNSRALNSQDRADTERREKTGEKRKLEDEEMLTKKKKKLDEYREALPSTSINPRGLSQFKIHQELARGGFGIVYLASTIEKKTMVAIKAIAKRKQNASLLTEKSVLLRSSGKPYLCQVYSGFQNDIYGFLAMEYLPGGDLEEVLAVEGALDVKTTVLCTAEILCGIQHLHKLGVIHRDIKAENILIDRRGHIRICDFGVAAENVFGIDMISGFCGTQTYMAPEILNKDYYDSAVDWWAFGVLLHHLMTNSFPFEEVESAEEFREIVMSKEPTFPKNMTKEAKDIVAKILCKEKRRRLRWGVKIKQHPFYNDVSWEKVENQTIEPPFLHRLKSNIEVFSSPSLVLSSQQAPKGHTRPEVCKSISNFSFDLSEYSI; encoded by the coding sequence ATGTCACCCCCTTCCAGGGGTAAAGGGGGTGGcatgaagaggaagagagagagtgAGGGCGATGTTAAGAAAAGAGCAAAAAGGAGCAGCAAAAAAGACCAGAACTGCTCCAAAAAGTATCTTCCAATGAGAAGAAACTCCCGAGCCCTGAATAGCCAAGACCGAGCCGACACTGAGCGGCGTGAAAAAACAGGGGAGAAAAGAAAACTAGAAGATGAGGAGATGctgaccaaaaagaaaaaaaaactggatgAGTATAGAGAGGCTTTGCCATCCACCAGCATCAACCCTCGTGGATTATCCCAATTCAAGATACACCAAGAACTTGCTAGAGGTGGTTTTGGGATTGTGTACTTGGCATCCACAATAGAGAAGAAGACCATGGTAGCTATAAAAGCCATTGCTAAAAGAAAGCAGAATGCCTCCCTCCTAACAGAAAAGAGTGTGCTGCTGAGATCATCTGGTAAGCCATACCTCTGCCAAGTGTATTCCGGATTCCAAAATGACATCTATGGATTCCTTGCCATGGAATACCTGCCTGGTGGGGATCTGGAAGAGGTCCTGGCGGTGGAAGGAGCTTTGGATGTTAAAACGACAGTTTTGTGCACAGCGGAAATTCTATGTGGCATTCAACACCTACATAAACTTGGAGTGATCCACAGGGACATTAAGGCAGAGAATATTCTCATCGACCGTCGGGGCCACATACGGATATGTGACTTTGGTGTTGCAGCAGAGAATGTCTTTGGCATAGATATGATCAGCGGCTTTTGTGGAACACAAACTTATATGGCCCCAGAGATCCTGAACAAGGATTACTATGACTCTGCCGTTGACTGGTGGGCATTTGGAGTGCTACTTCACCACCTGATGACAAACTCCTTCCCATTTGAAGAGGTTGAATCTGCTGAAGAGTTCAGAGAAATTGTCATGAGTAAGGAGCCCACCTTCCCCAAAAACATGACTAAGGAGGCGAAAGATATAGTAGCAAAGATCCTTTGCAAGGAAAAGCGTAGACGCCTGCGATGGGGAGTGAAAATAAAGCAACACCCATTTTATAATGACGTCAGTTGGGAGAAAGTTGAAAACCAAACTATTGAACCTCCCTTCCTGCACAGACTGAAAAGTAACATTGAGGTCTTCTCAAGTCCGTCCTTGGTTCTGTCATCACAACAAGCACCCAAAGGTCACACCCGTCCAGAAGTCTGCAAATCCATCTCAAATTTCTCTTTTGACCTTTCTGAGTACTCCATCTAG